One genomic window of Lagenorhynchus albirostris chromosome 17, mLagAlb1.1, whole genome shotgun sequence includes the following:
- the SDCBP gene encoding syntenin-1 isoform X2 — translation MSLYPSLEDLKVDKVIQAQAAFSANPANPAILSEASAPISQDGNLYPKLYPELSQYMGLSLNEEEMRANMAVVPGAPSQGLVAGASSMNCMVAPVTGNDTGIRRAEIKQGIREVILCKDQDGKIGLRLKSIDNGIFVQLVQANSPSSLVGLRFGDQVLQINGENCAGWSSDRAHKVLKQAFGEKITMTIRDRPFERTVTMHKDSTGHVGFVFKNGKITSIVKDSSAARNGLLTEHNICEVNGQNVIGLKDSQIADILSTAGNVVTITIMPAFIFEHIIKRMAPSIMKSLMDHTIPEV, via the exons ATGTCTCTGTACCCATCTCTTGAAGACCTGAAGGTAGACAAGGTGATTCAG gctCAAGCTGCCTTTTCTGCAAACCCTGCCAATCCAGCGATTCTATCTGAAGCGTCTGCTCCCATCTCTCAAGATGGAA ATCTCTATCCTAAACTGTATCCGGAACTCTCTCAGTACATGGGCCTGAgtttaaatgaagaagaaatgcgTGCAAATATGGCTGTGGTCCCTGGAGCACCAAGTCAGGGG CTGGTAGCAGGAGCTTCCAGCATGAACTGTATGGTGGCTCCTGTAACTGGTAATGATACTGGAATCCGCAGAGCAGAAATTAAGCAGGGGATTCGGGAAGTCATTTTGTGTAAGGATCAAGATGGAAAAATCGGGCTCAGGCTTAAATCCATAGATAAT GGTATATTTGTTCAGCTAGTCCAGGCCAATTCTCCGTCCTCGCTGGTTGGTCTGCGATTCGGGGACCAGGTGCTCCAGATCAACGGGGAGAACTGTGCTGGCTGGAGCTCCGACCGAGCACACAAGGTGCTCAAGCAGGCTTTTGGAGAGAAGATCACTATGACCATTCGTGACAG GCCCTTTGAACGGACAGTTACCATGCACAAGGACAGTACTGGACATGTTggctttgtctttaaaaatggaaaaatcacatCCATAGTGAAAGATAGTTCTGCAGCTAGAAACGGTCTTCTCACGGAACACAACATCTGTGAGGTCAACGGACAGAACGTCATTGGACTGAAG GACTCTCAAATCGCAGACATACTGTCAACAGCTGGGAATGTAGTTACTATTACAATCATGCCTGCTTTTATATTTGAACATATTATTAAACG gATGGCCCCGAGCATTATGAAAAGCTTGATGGATCACACCATTCCTGAGGTTTAG
- the SDCBP gene encoding syntenin-1 isoform X1: MSLYPSLEDLKVDKVIQAQAAFSANPANPAILSEASAPISQDGNLYPKLYPELSQYMGLSLNEEEMRANMAVVPGAPSQGQLVAGASSMNCMVAPVTGNDTGIRRAEIKQGIREVILCKDQDGKIGLRLKSIDNGIFVQLVQANSPSSLVGLRFGDQVLQINGENCAGWSSDRAHKVLKQAFGEKITMTIRDRPFERTVTMHKDSTGHVGFVFKNGKITSIVKDSSAARNGLLTEHNICEVNGQNVIGLKDSQIADILSTAGNVVTITIMPAFIFEHIIKRMAPSIMKSLMDHTIPEV; encoded by the exons ATGTCTCTGTACCCATCTCTTGAAGACCTGAAGGTAGACAAGGTGATTCAG gctCAAGCTGCCTTTTCTGCAAACCCTGCCAATCCAGCGATTCTATCTGAAGCGTCTGCTCCCATCTCTCAAGATGGAA ATCTCTATCCTAAACTGTATCCGGAACTCTCTCAGTACATGGGCCTGAgtttaaatgaagaagaaatgcgTGCAAATATGGCTGTGGTCCCTGGAGCACCAAGTCAGGGG CAGCTGGTAGCAGGAGCTTCCAGCATGAACTGTATGGTGGCTCCTGTAACTGGTAATGATACTGGAATCCGCAGAGCAGAAATTAAGCAGGGGATTCGGGAAGTCATTTTGTGTAAGGATCAAGATGGAAAAATCGGGCTCAGGCTTAAATCCATAGATAAT GGTATATTTGTTCAGCTAGTCCAGGCCAATTCTCCGTCCTCGCTGGTTGGTCTGCGATTCGGGGACCAGGTGCTCCAGATCAACGGGGAGAACTGTGCTGGCTGGAGCTCCGACCGAGCACACAAGGTGCTCAAGCAGGCTTTTGGAGAGAAGATCACTATGACCATTCGTGACAG GCCCTTTGAACGGACAGTTACCATGCACAAGGACAGTACTGGACATGTTggctttgtctttaaaaatggaaaaatcacatCCATAGTGAAAGATAGTTCTGCAGCTAGAAACGGTCTTCTCACGGAACACAACATCTGTGAGGTCAACGGACAGAACGTCATTGGACTGAAG GACTCTCAAATCGCAGACATACTGTCAACAGCTGGGAATGTAGTTACTATTACAATCATGCCTGCTTTTATATTTGAACATATTATTAAACG gATGGCCCCGAGCATTATGAAAAGCTTGATGGATCACACCATTCCTGAGGTTTAG